A DNA window from Pogona vitticeps strain Pit_001003342236 chromosome 2, PviZW2.1, whole genome shotgun sequence contains the following coding sequences:
- the HSD17B8 gene encoding (3R)-3-hydroxyacyl-CoA dehydrogenase isoform X2, producing the protein MAAHLRLRGALSLVTGGGSGIGRAICVRLAQEGAVVAIADCDEVGAAKTLQGLPPGDHEALPVDVGCAKSVGDLVARIQARYSRPATVCVNCAGITMDEFLLKQSEEAFDAVLRVNLKVGNLGQVNYAASKAGVEALSKTAAKELARYNIRCNTILPGFIRSPMTDKVPQKVLDKFAAMVPLGRLGEPEDVADVCAFLASEDSRYITGASVEVTGGLFI; encoded by the exons ATGGCAGCCCACCTGAGGCTTCGAGGGGCTCTCTCCCTGGTCACAG GGGGTGGCAGTGGCATTGGCCGTGCCATCTGTGTGCGTCTGGCTCAGGAAGGTGCCGTGGTGGCTATAGCGGACTGCGATGAAGTCGGGGCAGCCAAGACCCTGCAAGGGCTCCCCCCTGGGGATCACGAAGCCCTGCCAGTCGACGTGGGGTGTGCCAAGAGCGTGGGTGACCTCGTGGCCCGGATCCAG GCCCGCTACTCTCGCCCGGCCACCGTCTGCGTCAACTGTGCCGGGATCACCATGGACGAATTCCTGCTCAAGCAGAGCGAGGAAGCCTTTGACGCTGTGCTCAGAGTGAATCTCAAG GTGGGGAATTTGGGCCAGGTGAACTACGCAGCATCCAAGGCTGGGGTGGAGGCGCTCTCCAAGACCGCGGCCAAGGAACTGGCCAG GTACAACATCCGGTGCAATACCATCCTCCCGGGCTTCATCCGCTCCCCCATGACAGACAAGGTGCCCCAGAAAGTCCTGGATAAG ttTGCAGCGATGGTGCCACTGGGACGGCTTGGGGAGCCCGAAG ACGTTGCTGACGTTTGTGCCTTCCTGGCCTCGGAGGACAGCCGCTACATCACCGGAGCCAGCGTGGAAGTGACGG ggGGTCTCTTCATCTGA
- the HSD17B8 gene encoding (3R)-3-hydroxyacyl-CoA dehydrogenase isoform X1, whose protein sequence is MAAHLRLRGALSLVTGGGSGIGRAICVRLAQEGAVVAIADCDEVGAAKTLQGLPPGDHEALPVDVGCAKSVGDLVARIQARYSRPATVCVNCAGITMDEFLLKQSEEAFDAVLRVNLKGTFLVTQAVARALVASNAPGGSIINMGSVVGKVGNLGQVNYAASKAGVEALSKTAAKELARYNIRCNTILPGFIRSPMTDKVPQKVLDKFAAMVPLGRLGEPEDVADVCAFLASEDSRYITGASVEVTGGLFI, encoded by the exons ATGGCAGCCCACCTGAGGCTTCGAGGGGCTCTCTCCCTGGTCACAG GGGGTGGCAGTGGCATTGGCCGTGCCATCTGTGTGCGTCTGGCTCAGGAAGGTGCCGTGGTGGCTATAGCGGACTGCGATGAAGTCGGGGCAGCCAAGACCCTGCAAGGGCTCCCCCCTGGGGATCACGAAGCCCTGCCAGTCGACGTGGGGTGTGCCAAGAGCGTGGGTGACCTCGTGGCCCGGATCCAG GCCCGCTACTCTCGCCCGGCCACCGTCTGCGTCAACTGTGCCGGGATCACCATGGACGAATTCCTGCTCAAGCAGAGCGAGGAAGCCTTTGACGCTGTGCTCAGAGTGAATCTCAAG GGGACGTTCCTGGTGACGCAGGCCGTGGCCCGGGCGCTGGTGGCAAGCAACGCTCCTGGGGGCTCCATCATCAACATGGGCAGTGTCGTTGGGAAG GTGGGGAATTTGGGCCAGGTGAACTACGCAGCATCCAAGGCTGGGGTGGAGGCGCTCTCCAAGACCGCGGCCAAGGAACTGGCCAG GTACAACATCCGGTGCAATACCATCCTCCCGGGCTTCATCCGCTCCCCCATGACAGACAAGGTGCCCCAGAAAGTCCTGGATAAG ttTGCAGCGATGGTGCCACTGGGACGGCTTGGGGAGCCCGAAG ACGTTGCTGACGTTTGTGCCTTCCTGGCCTCGGAGGACAGCCGCTACATCACCGGAGCCAGCGTGGAAGTGACGG ggGGTCTCTTCATCTGA
- the RING1 gene encoding E3 ubiquitin-protein ligase RING1 → MATPINAQATSKTWELSLYELHRTPQEAIMDGTEIAVSPRSLHSELMCPICLDMLKHTMTTKECLHRFCSDCIVTALRSGNKECPTCRKKLVSKRSLRPDPNFDALISKIYPSRDEYEAHQDRVLAKLNRLHNQQALRSSMEEGLKMQAMNRGQRVRKHPQESDNTTFSGAEDNCDSRSHLSNASAPSQPEAGPSRKRSRASDESCPEPETSHEGGRGSPEPGAEPSSSEIELVFRPHPVLVDKGAYSQTRYVKTTANATVDHLSKYLALRIALEEAPGPGPEAPALEDVSEKQYTIYITTAGGAFTTLNGSVTLELVNEKYWKLSKPLELYYAPTKEQK, encoded by the exons ATGGCGACGCCGATCAACGCCCAGGCGACCAGCAAGACCTGGGAGCTCAGTCTCTACGAGCTGCACCGGACACCCCAG gagGCCATAATGGATGGCACAGAGATCGCCGTCTCCCCGCGCAGCCTCCACAGCGAGCTGATGTGCCCGATATGTCTCGACATGCTCAAGCACACGATGACCACGAAGGAGTGTCTCCACCGCTTCTGCTCGGATTGCATCGTCACCGCCTTGCGCAGCGG GAACAAAGAGTGCCCGACCTGCCGGAAAAAGCTCGTCTCCAAGCGCTCCTTGCGGCCGGACCCCAACTTCGACGCCCTGATCTCGAAGATCTACCCCAGCCGGGACGAGTACGAGGCGCACCAGGACCGGGTGCTGGCCAAGCTCAACCGCCTCCACAACCAGCAGGCCCTGCGGAGCAGCATGGAGGAGGGGCTCAAGATGCAGGCCATGAACAG AGGTCAACGGGTCCGGAAGCATCCCCAGGAGTCGGACAACACCACCTTCAGTGGGGCAGAGGACAACTGTGACAGCCGGTCACACCTCAGCAACGCCTCCGCCCCCAGCCAGCCCGAGGCTGGGCCCAGCCGAAAGCGGTCCCGGGCCTCGGATGAGTCATGCCCGGAGCCAGAGACCTCGCACGAGGGGGGGCGAGGGAGCCCTGAGCCAGGAGCCGAGCCCAGCAGCAGCGAGATCGAGCTGGTCTTCCGGCCGCACCCGGTTTTGGTGGATAAGGGGGCCTACTCCCAGACCAG GTATGTCAAGACCACGGCCAATGCCACGGTGGACCACCTCTCCAAGTACTTGGCGTTGCGCATTGCCCTGGAGGAAGCCCCCGGCCCGGGCCCTGAAGCACCCGCCCTGGAGGACGTCAGTGAGAAGCAGTACACCATCTACATCACCACCGCGGGCGGGGCCTTCACG ACGCTGAACGGATCGGTGACCCTGGAGCTGGTGAACGAGAAGTACTGGAAGCTGAGCAAACCCCTGGAGCTTTACTACGCCCCCACCAAGGAGCAGAAATGA